The genomic interval GTGCCCCGACCCGGCAGCCGGCTGTCGAGGGCCGCGATGACCTGCTCGTCGACGTCGTCGAGCAGGTGCCCGTAGCGGTCCATCGTCATCACGATCGAGGCGTGACCCAGCCGGTCCTGGATCGCCTTGATGGGCACGCCGGAGGCGATGAGCAGGGCCACGTGGGTGTGCCGCAGGTCGTGGAACCGCGGGGCGGGGTCGAACCCGGCGGCGCGCACCGCCGGCAGCCAAACCCGATACCAGAAGTTGCGGCGTCGCAGCGGCGTGCCCTCGGGCGAGGTGAAGACCAGCTCGCTGGTGTGCCCACGCAGATGCGCGGCCAGCGCCTCGACGACCGGCGCCGGCAACGACACCGTCCGGCGCGACCCGCGGGTCTTGGGCTCACCGAAGGACACATGACCGTCGAGGTCCACCAGCGTCCGCTCGATCCGGAGCCGTCGACGCAGGAGATCCAGGTGCTCCCGGCCGAGACCAGCGAGCTCGCCCCAGCGCATGCCGGTGCCGGCCGCGGTCAGCACTAGACATCGGTAGGCCGGGTCGACCGCGTCCACCAGCCGGTCCAGCTGCTCGGAGGACAGGAACACCCCCTCGTACCGCGGTGGTGGTGGCAGCTTGGTACGCCGACACGGGTTGGACAGCAGCAGCCCCTCCTCTACGGCCTCGCCGAGGATCGAGGAGAGCAGCGCGTGGATGTGCCGGACGGTCGCGGGGGAGCGGGTGCCGGCCAGCTCGGCGATGAAGGCCCGGACCCGCAGTGGCGACAGGTCCTTGAGCGGCACGTCGCCGAAGGCCGGCTGCAGGTGGTTGCGCAACCGCCCGCGGTCACCCGCCAGCGTCGTCGGGCGAACCAGTCGCGCGGCCAACCACTGGTCGGCCCACTGGCCGAACGGCATCGCGCCGCCGCGCGGGTCAACCCACTGCCCGCGAGCCCGGTCGGTCTCGGCAGCGGCGAGCCAGGCCTTGGCGTCGGCCTTGCGGTCGAAGGACTTGGCGTGTCGGCCGCCGTCGTCGTCGCGGTACGCCGCCCGATAGCGGCCGGACGGCAGCGACTCGACCCAGCTCATCGGAGGTCCGCCATGGCGGCAGCCAACGGATCGGCATCCCCGCGAACCTCCCCGCGGACCTCCCCAGAGGTCCGGTCCGGTGACCGCGACAACCTCGGCTGGCAGGACCTGTCAGCGGGGTCGAAGACGGTCCAGAACGGCCTAGCCCTGCCCAGTGCTGTGGAGTTCTGCCCCATGGCTGCCCCATGATCTTGAAAATGGGGTGCTCAGCAGACTGTGAAGATCAGTGATCATGCCCCTGACCTGCACCTTTATGGGGTGAGTGACGGGGCTCGAACCCGCGACAACCGGGATCACAACCCGGTGCTCTACCAGCTGAGCTACACCCACCATGAAGCGCGGGCAAGCATAGCGGAGCGCGCGCGCGAGCCTCAGTCGGTTTCCGGCCGGAGCGCGGTCGCGGCGGCGGCCGCCTCCTCCGAGGTCGGTCCGGGCTGCGGCACGAAGACGGTGGAGCGGTAGTAGCGCAGCTCCTCGACCGACTCGAGGATGTCGGCCAGGGCGCGGTGCCCGCCGCCCTTCTTGGGCGCGTTGAAGTAGGCCCGGGGGTACCACCGCCGGGCCAGCTCCTTCACCGACGAGACGTCGACCATCCGGTAGTGCAGGAACTCGTCGAGCTCCTTCATGTCTCGGGTGAGGAAGCCGCGGTCGGTGGCGATCGAGTTGCCGCACAGCGGCGCCTTGCGGGGCTCCTTGACGTGCTCGCGGATGTAGGCGAGCACCTGCTGCTCGGCCTCGGCGACCGTCACGGTCGAGGCGAGGACGGCGTCGGTGAGCCCGGAGGAGGCGTGCATGTCGCGCACGACGTCGGGCATCCGCTCGAGCTCCTCACGGGTCGCCCCGATGACGACGTCGACGCCGTCGCCGAGCACGTTGAGGTCGGAGTCCGTCACCAGGGCGGCGACCTCGATGAGCAGGTCGGAGCCGGTGTCGAGGCCGGTCATCTCGCAGTCGATCCAGACGAGGAGGTCGCTCACCCCGATGACCCTAGTGTGATCGCGTGCTCTGGCTCCGGGTCGCCGCCCTCGCTGCCCTTGTCGGCTGCGGCACGAGCGGGCCGACCTGTCAGCTCATCGGCTGCGAGTCCCTGCTCAAGATCACCCTCCCTGCGGGGGTGGCGTCCGTGCAGGCCTGCGCCGACGGCGTCTGCAGCGAGACCGTGGTCGGCGGGGTGCTCCAGCTCCCGCTGTCGCGCAAGGCCGAGGACAGCGCGGTGCAGGTCGAGGTGACGACGAGGAGTGCGACGGGACAGACCACGGCGTACGCCGGGGAGGTCACGCCTGTCCGCACCCGCGCCGCGGGCCCCGACTGCCCTGTCCTGTGCGTCAACGCGACCGCGAGCCTGGACCCCGCGACGCGGACGGTGGTCCCGGGCTAGGTTCGCGGGCGTGACCAAGGACGCTGCGGAGGAGATCGGGAAGGCCTACGCCTTCGAGGGACCGGCGCTGGAGCTCGGCGCCCTCGTGCTCGACGGGGAGGCCCACCCGGAGTCGCGGGTGCGGGTGCCGCTGTCGATGCTCAACCGGCACGGACTGGTGGCCGGCGCGACCGGCACCGGCAAGACCAAGACGCTGCAGCTCATCGCCGAGCAGCTCTCGGCCGCGGGCGTGCCGGCGTTCCTCGCCGACATCAAGGGCGACGTCTCCGGGATGGCCGCCCCGGGCGAGCCGTCGGACCGCATCACCAGCCGCGCGAAGGACACCGCGACCGACTGGACGCCGACCGGCTTCCCGGCGGAGTTCCTCTCCCTCGGCGGGGTGGGGGAGGGCGTGCCGGTGCGCGCGACCATCACCAGCTTCGGCCCGCTGCTGCTGTCGAAGGTGCTCGGCCTCAACGAGACGCAGGAGTCCAGCCTCGGTCTGGTCTTCCACTTCGCCGACAAGGCGGGCCTGCCGCTGCTCGACCTCAAGGACCTGCGCGCCGTCATCACCCACCTCACCAGCGACGAGGGGGAGGCCGACCTCAAGGAGCTCGGTGGGCTCGCCTCGGCGACCGCCGGCGTCATCCTGCGCGAGCTCATCACCCTGGAGACCCAGGGCGGCGAGGCCTTCTTCGGGGAGCCGGAGTTCGACAGCGCCGACCTGCTGCGCGTCGCCGAGGACGGCCGCGGCGTGCTGTCGATCATGGGGCTGGCCGGCCTGCAGGACCGGCCCAAGCTCTTCTCCACCTTCCTCATGTGGCTGCTGGCCGACCTCTTCCAGGACCTGCCCGAGGTCGGTGACGTCGACAAGCCCAAGCTCGTCTTCTTCTTCGACGAGGCACACCTGCTCTTCGACGACGCGAGCGAGGCCTTCCTCGAGGCGATCACCCGCACGGTGCGGCTCATCCGCTCCAAGGGCGTCGGCGTCTTCTTCGTGACGCAGACGCCGAAGGACGTCCCCAGCGACGTGCTCGCCCAGCTCGGCAACCGGGTCCAGCACGCCCTGCGCGCCTTCACCCCCGACGACGCCAAGGCCCTCAAGGCCACGGTCGGCACCTTCCCGACCTCCGACGTCTTCGACCTCGAGGAGCTGCTCACCCAGCTCGGCATCGGCGAGGCCGTCGTCACGATCATGAGCGAGCGCGGGGCCCCCACCCCGGTGGCGTGGACCCGGATGCGCCCGCCGGCCTCGCTCATGGCGCAGCTCCCCGCCGACCAGCACGCCGCGATCGTGGCGGCCTCGGAGCTGCTCGACGACTACGGCACCGCCGTCGACCGCGAGTCGGCGTACGAGAAGCTCCTCGCCCGCGTCGCCCCCGCCCCCGAGGCTCCCGTCGCCGAGGCCCCGGAGCGCGCGCCCGAGCGGGAGGCGCCGCGCGACGACGACGAGCCGGGCGCGGTCGGCAAGGTGCTGGGCTCGAGCGTCTTCAAGAGCTTCGCGCGGGCGGCGGCGACGGCTGCGGGACGCGAGAT from Mycobacteriales bacterium carries:
- a CDS encoding DUF853 family protein yields the protein MTKDAAEEIGKAYAFEGPALELGALVLDGEAHPESRVRVPLSMLNRHGLVAGATGTGKTKTLQLIAEQLSAAGVPAFLADIKGDVSGMAAPGEPSDRITSRAKDTATDWTPTGFPAEFLSLGGVGEGVPVRATITSFGPLLLSKVLGLNETQESSLGLVFHFADKAGLPLLDLKDLRAVITHLTSDEGEADLKELGGLASATAGVILRELITLETQGGEAFFGEPEFDSADLLRVAEDGRGVLSIMGLAGLQDRPKLFSTFLMWLLADLFQDLPEVGDVDKPKLVFFFDEAHLLFDDASEAFLEAITRTVRLIRSKGVGVFFVTQTPKDVPSDVLAQLGNRVQHALRAFTPDDAKALKATVGTFPTSDVFDLEELLTQLGIGEAVVTIMSERGAPTPVAWTRMRPPASLMAQLPADQHAAIVAASELLDDYGTAVDRESAYEKLLARVAPAPEAPVAEAPERAPEREAPRDDDEPGAVGKVLGSSVFKSFARAAATAAGREISRSIFGTGRRTTRRKTTKRRGSTW
- a CDS encoding tyrosine-type recombinase/integrase, whose product is MSWVESLPSGRYRAAYRDDDGGRHAKSFDRKADAKAWLAAAETDRARGQWVDPRGGAMPFGQWADQWLAARLVRPTTLAGDRGRLRNHLQPAFGDVPLKDLSPLRVRAFIAELAGTRSPATVRHIHALLSSILGEAVEEGLLLSNPCRRTKLPPPPRYEGVFLSSEQLDRLVDAVDPAYRCLVLTAAGTGMRWGELAGLGREHLDLLRRRLRIERTLVDLDGHVSFGEPKTRGSRRTVSLPAPVVEALAAHLRGHTSELVFTSPEGTPLRRRNFWYRVWLPAVRAAGFDPAPRFHDLRHTHVALLIASGVPIKAIQDRLGHASIVMTMDRYGHLLDDVDEQVIAALDSRLPGRGTGS
- the orn gene encoding oligoribonuclease, with the protein product MSDLLVWIDCEMTGLDTGSDLLIEVAALVTDSDLNVLGDGVDVVIGATREELERMPDVVRDMHASSGLTDAVLASTVTVAEAEQQVLAYIREHVKEPRKAPLCGNSIATDRGFLTRDMKELDEFLHYRMVDVSSVKELARRWYPRAYFNAPKKGGGHRALADILESVEELRYYRSTVFVPQPGPTSEEAAAAATALRPETD